Proteins from a genomic interval of Sulfurimonas sp. HSL3-2:
- a CDS encoding calcium/sodium antiporter encodes MDFIIFIISMAALIYGADFIIRESERIALHYNISHFVIGATLVAFGTSLPEMAASMMASYTGKSDMAVANVIGSVTFNITLILGIVFFIAKKMNPKRDLFSIDSAWVVVPVIVFLLMIQDGEVGRFDGFLFVLMMVSYLTFLFTHAKSELDGSIDEELTKEKFNWFKSIALLAVGFIFVIGGANFVIESGSNIARTFGVSEWIIGLLLISLGTSLPELVVSLVAIKKGNADLSVGNIIGSNVANFSMVLGGASLLHPLAVNLQNNFFDIMILVAASFTLLFIIANRLYNKAGAIFLLIILALFLQNSFNAFL; translated from the coding sequence ATGGATTTTATTATATTTATAATATCTATGGCCGCTCTTATATACGGAGCAGATTTCATAATAAGAGAATCAGAAAGAATAGCTCTTCATTACAATATATCACACTTCGTGATCGGTGCTACGTTGGTGGCTTTTGGGACGTCACTGCCTGAGATGGCGGCATCTATGATGGCTTCATACACAGGAAAAAGTGATATGGCAGTAGCAAATGTGATCGGAAGCGTGACTTTTAACATCACGCTTATCTTAGGAATCGTGTTTTTTATAGCAAAGAAGATGAATCCAAAAAGAGATCTGTTTTCTATCGACAGCGCTTGGGTCGTAGTTCCTGTTATAGTGTTCTTACTGATGATCCAAGACGGTGAAGTAGGAAGATTCGACGGATTTTTATTTGTACTGATGATGGTATCGTATCTTACATTTCTGTTTACGCATGCTAAAAGTGAATTAGACGGCAGTATCGACGAAGAACTGACAAAAGAGAAGTTCAACTGGTTTAAATCTATCGCCCTGCTCGCCGTAGGTTTCATATTTGTAATCGGCGGTGCAAACTTTGTGATCGAGAGCGGTTCAAATATCGCCAGAACATTCGGTGTGAGTGAATGGATCATCGGTCTACTATTGATATCACTGGGGACAAGCTTACCTGAACTTGTAGTATCTCTTGTAGCGATCAAAAAAGGCAATGCAGACCTAAGCGTCGGAAATATCATCGGCTCGAACGTCGCAAACTTCTCTATGGTTCTTGGAGGTGCATCACTGTTGCATCCACTTGCTGTGAATCTGCAGAACAACTTCTTTGATATCATGATTTTAGTCGCAGCATCTTTTACGCTTCTATTTATCATTGCAAACAGACTCTATAACAAAGCAGGAGCAATATTTTTACTTATTATCCTTGCTCTGTTCCTGCAAAACTCGTTTAACGCGTTTTTGTAG
- the mrdA gene encoding penicillin-binding protein 2 — translation MRLKIILLIFTVAWISLIVRVFYLAIQHNDYYEDLSDKNTIKTELIAPVRGEILDRNNNPIAINKLGFKIEIAPHLSSKKNMATLDEELDALVKYIPALDKAKMKKEYIKNDSYYNQDYIEVASFISYKDIMPVYSILNLRENIHIISAPKRFYPYSDTASHIIGYVSNANQNDIDRDPLLSIIGSVGKNGIERYYNTFLEGEAGERKVKVSAKNEEIQELYHKNPVENRKLILSIDMNLQKYISDMFKDESGAVIVMDVNGAVLAAGSFPEYDLNTFVSGISTERWKELIEDIDAPFTNKLINGLYPPGSVVKIGLGLIFITTTLNERWGVNCTGSYVVSNRNFRCWKKDGHGHTDIRKAIRESCDDYFYKASVNTGIETMSKGMLRYGLGEKTGIDLPNEFIGTIPSREWKRKKYNQAWYIGETLNTAIGQGDFLVTPMQVAQLTALIATGKLVTPHVAQKVGDEEIKPEFRDVLSDIEKKKIGIIRQGMYDVCNADHGTATPFLHTKVRLAGKTGTAQVVGISQETKKRLQEHEMKYYTRSHAWLTTYGPYKNPQYIVTVLVEHGGHGGHAAGDIVSKIYDKLLQDGYIKK, via the coding sequence TTGAGGCTTAAAATAATACTGCTTATCTTTACCGTTGCGTGGATATCTCTAATTGTAAGAGTATTTTACCTAGCGATCCAGCATAATGATTATTATGAAGATCTATCGGATAAAAATACGATCAAAACAGAGCTTATAGCACCTGTACGTGGTGAAATACTAGATAGAAACAACAACCCTATAGCGATCAATAAACTTGGATTTAAGATAGAGATCGCTCCGCATCTAAGCAGTAAAAAAAATATGGCTACGCTGGATGAAGAGCTTGATGCACTGGTTAAGTATATACCTGCACTTGATAAAGCGAAGATGAAAAAGGAGTATATTAAAAATGACTCCTATTATAATCAAGACTATATAGAGGTCGCCAGTTTTATATCATATAAAGATATCATGCCTGTCTATTCTATTTTAAATCTGAGAGAAAATATTCATATCATCTCGGCACCGAAACGTTTTTATCCATATAGCGACACTGCTTCACACATCATAGGTTATGTATCTAATGCCAATCAAAACGACATAGACAGAGACCCTCTGCTTTCTATCATAGGCTCGGTCGGAAAGAACGGGATAGAACGCTACTACAATACTTTTTTAGAGGGTGAAGCCGGAGAGAGAAAAGTAAAAGTCAGTGCGAAAAACGAGGAGATCCAAGAGTTGTATCATAAGAACCCCGTAGAAAATCGCAAACTTATACTTTCTATAGATATGAATCTGCAAAAGTATATATCCGACATGTTTAAAGATGAATCGGGTGCCGTTATCGTCATGGATGTAAACGGTGCGGTCTTAGCAGCAGGAAGCTTTCCGGAATATGATCTAAACACATTCGTTTCTGGAATATCGACAGAGAGATGGAAAGAACTTATCGAAGATATCGACGCTCCGTTTACAAATAAGCTTATAAACGGTCTGTATCCTCCTGGTTCTGTTGTCAAGATAGGTCTCGGGCTGATCTTTATCACTACAACTTTAAACGAAAGATGGGGAGTCAACTGTACCGGCAGCTATGTGGTTTCAAACCGTAACTTTAGATGTTGGAAAAAAGATGGGCATGGGCATACGGACATAAGAAAGGCTATCAGAGAGAGCTGTGATGATTATTTTTATAAGGCGAGTGTCAATACCGGTATAGAAACGATGAGTAAGGGGATGCTCAGATACGGTCTGGGTGAAAAAACAGGCATCGACCTGCCAAATGAGTTTATCGGTACGATTCCCAGCCGTGAGTGGAAAAGAAAAAAATACAACCAGGCCTGGTATATCGGAGAGACTTTAAATACGGCGATCGGACAGGGTGACTTTTTGGTCACGCCGATGCAGGTAGCTCAGCTTACGGCACTGATCGCGACGGGAAAACTTGTTACTCCGCATGTAGCCCAAAAAGTAGGTGACGAAGAGATAAAACCTGAGTTTAGAGATGTTCTGAGCGATATTGAAAAGAAAAAGATAGGTATCATCAGACAGGGGATGTATGATGTTTGTAACGCCGATCACGGTACGGCTACACCGTTTTTACATACAAAAGTCAGGCTTGCAGGTAAAACAGGTACTGCACAGGTCGTAGGGATCTCTCAAGAGACTAAAAAAAGACTTCAAGAACATGAGATGAAGTACTACACACGTTCACATGCGTGGCTTACGACTTACGGACCCTATAAAAATCCTCAGTATATAGTCACTGTTCTAGTCGAGCACGGCGGGCATGGTGGACATGCTGCAGGGGATATCGTGTCTAAGATATACGATAAACTTTTACAAGACGGGTATATAAAAAAATAA
- the hisB gene encoding imidazoleglycerol-phosphate dehydratase HisB: protein MISKTRKTKETDITISLELYGEGKSTINTGVGFLDHMLESFAKHSLIDLEIACNGDVHIDDHHSVEDVAIVLGSLLADSIYPVKKLERFGNASVVMDEACVSCDIDLSNRPFLVYELDLAGKVGSFDTELVEEFFRALIFNAKISAHIIQQRGKNKHHIIEASFKALAVALRRATTINERVGIPSTKDVL from the coding sequence ATGATTAGCAAGACAAGAAAAACAAAAGAAACTGATATTACCATCTCTTTAGAGCTTTACGGAGAAGGGAAGAGCACTATAAATACGGGTGTTGGCTTTTTAGACCATATGCTTGAAAGCTTTGCTAAGCACTCATTGATCGACTTGGAGATCGCATGTAACGGCGATGTTCACATAGATGATCACCACAGTGTAGAAGATGTAGCTATCGTACTCGGTTCACTTTTAGCAGATTCTATTTATCCTGTTAAAAAACTGGAGCGTTTTGGAAATGCAAGTGTTGTCATGGATGAAGCATGTGTAAGCTGTGATATAGATCTTAGCAACCGTCCTTTTTTAGTGTATGAACTTGATCTTGCAGGCAAAGTAGGAAGCTTTGATACCGAACTTGTCGAAGAGTTCTTCAGAGCATTGATATTTAATGCAAAGATAAGTGCTCATATCATTCAGCAACGCGGGAAAAATAAGCACCACATCATAGAAGCTTCTTTTAAAGCTTTAGCCGTAGCTCTTCGCCGTGCAACGACGATAAATGAGAGAGTAGGGATACCTAGCACTAAAGACGTTTTATGA
- a CDS encoding gluconate 2-dehydrogenase subunit 3 family protein, which produces MKRRKFIAYSVVLFSSTVFAKEINSYALHVTILKEPYQTISQVIDDLFTPSVGMPSPHSLNVVGFLKAVMRDKRVTKERKEFILNGVEWLNQTAQNHYIKNYIVLSSDQRQELLKKISQKQWGDNWLWYLMNYTFEAMFSDPVYGANIDKIGWQWLEYKPGLPQPPKVNRYV; this is translated from the coding sequence ATGAAGAGAAGAAAGTTTATTGCCTATTCTGTCGTCCTGTTTAGCTCTACGGTGTTTGCCAAAGAGATAAATTCGTACGCCTTACATGTAACTATACTAAAAGAGCCGTATCAGACCATATCTCAAGTTATAGACGATCTTTTTACTCCCAGCGTTGGGATGCCGAGCCCTCACTCTTTAAATGTCGTAGGTTTTTTAAAAGCCGTTATGCGGGACAAAAGAGTCACAAAAGAGAGAAAAGAGTTTATTTTAAACGGTGTAGAGTGGTTGAACCAAACAGCGCAGAATCACTATATAAAAAACTATATAGTACTTTCATCGGATCAACGACAGGAACTGCTAAAAAAGATATCGCAAAAGCAGTGGGGCGACAATTGGCTGTGGTATCTTATGAACTACACATTTGAAGCGATGTTCAGCGATCCTGTTTACGGCGCTAACATCGATAAGATCGGATGGCAGTGGCTTGAGTATAAACCCGGGCTTCCACAACCTCCAAAGGTAAACAGATATGTATGA
- a CDS encoding N-acetyltransferase, with the protein MITYRKASLNDIASMQALIQPEVDSGIILARSNDEIATNIRSYMLAYEGDKLVGFCALHVHSPALAEIRSLIVREEYRSHNIGSEIVRKCLEEAKNLGLKQVLALTYKQSFFEKLGFTEIPKESLPDHKIWADCIKCKHFPVCNEISLIKNI; encoded by the coding sequence ATGATAACATATAGAAAAGCATCTCTAAATGATATTGCGTCTATGCAGGCACTTATACAGCCTGAGGTCGATTCAGGTATTATCCTTGCAAGAAGTAATGATGAGATCGCGACGAATATCAGGTCTTATATGCTTGCATATGAAGGTGATAAGCTTGTAGGATTCTGTGCTTTACATGTACACTCTCCGGCATTGGCTGAGATCAGATCATTGATCGTAAGAGAGGAATACCGATCACATAATATCGGTTCAGAGATCGTTAGAAAATGTTTGGAAGAGGCAAAAAACTTAGGTTTAAAACAGGTCTTGGCATTGACATATAAACAAAGTTTCTTTGAAAAACTAGGATTTACAGAAATTCCAAAAGAGTCATTGCCTGATCATAAGATATGGGCTGATTGTATTAAATGTAAGCACTTTCCGGTATGCAACGAAATATCACTAATAAAAAATATTTAA
- the yihA gene encoding ribosome biogenesis GTP-binding protein YihA/YsxC — protein sequence MVDIVEAKFITSAPSIDKAPPADEQNEVVFMARSNAGKSSLLNALTNHKGLAKVSSTPGKTRLINYFDVTFLDRDINEKRYARFVDLPGFGYAKVSKSMKYDWEKNLTDYIAQRAQIKLFIHLIDCRHPELDIDVDVADFLLNVANESQIILTVFTKIDKLNQKEQSALRRKFPDALMVSSSKKRGIGKLVSEIYEILQEEIIDDNI from the coding sequence ATGGTTGATATAGTAGAAGCAAAATTCATAACATCGGCTCCAAGTATAGATAAAGCACCGCCTGCAGACGAGCAAAATGAGGTCGTCTTTATGGCCAGGTCAAATGCCGGTAAAAGCTCGCTTTTAAATGCTCTTACAAACCATAAGGGACTTGCAAAAGTTTCTTCAACACCGGGTAAGACCAGACTTATCAACTATTTTGACGTGACATTTTTAGATAGAGATATCAACGAAAAAAGATATGCAAGATTTGTCGACCTTCCGGGTTTTGGATATGCAAAAGTTTCAAAATCTATGAAATACGACTGGGAAAAAAACTTAACGGACTATATAGCACAAAGAGCGCAGATAAAACTTTTTATCCATCTTATAGACTGCCGTCATCCTGAGCTTGATATCGATGTCGATGTGGCAGATTTTTTACTCAACGTTGCGAATGAATCGCAGATAATCTTAACGGTATTTACAAAAATAGATAAATTAAACCAAAAAGAGCAGAGTGCACTTCGTAGAAAGTTCCCCGATGCTTTGATGGTCTCAAGCAGTAAAAAACGCGGTATCGGCAAACTTGTGTCTGAGATATATGAGATATTACAAGAGGAGATCATTGATGATAACATATAG
- a CDS encoding HAD-IIIA family hydrolase has product MIKLIVLDVDGCMTDGGIIYSNSAEETKKFNVKDGFAIVNWRKLGGELAIITGRKSKIVENRAAELGIKYLFQNVKDKKATLVKLLEDINISADEVAAIGDDLNDYNLLSYVGKSFTPNDGVDKVKEIVDCVLTRKGGDAAVREMIEIVLEENGQLEQFMELWI; this is encoded by the coding sequence ATGATCAAGCTTATAGTTTTAGATGTTGACGGATGTATGACAGACGGCGGAATAATATATTCAAACAGTGCCGAAGAGACTAAAAAATTTAATGTAAAAGACGGTTTTGCGATAGTAAACTGGAGAAAACTCGGCGGGGAACTGGCGATTATCACCGGAAGAAAATCGAAAATAGTCGAAAATAGAGCCGCAGAGCTTGGTATCAAGTATCTGTTTCAAAATGTAAAAGATAAAAAAGCTACTTTAGTGAAGCTTTTGGAAGATATCAATATCTCTGCCGATGAAGTCGCTGCTATCGGAGATGATCTAAACGACTACAATCTTCTCTCTTATGTAGGAAAAAGCTTTACTCCTAATGACGGGGTAGATAAGGTCAAAGAGATCGTCGATTGCGTATTGACTCGAAAAGGCGGAGATGCCGCAGTGAGAGAGATGATAGAGATCGTTTTAGAAGAGAATGGACAGTTAGAACAGTTTATGGAACTTTGGATATGA
- a CDS encoding LPS export ABC transporter periplasmic protein LptC, with product MNINFYFIYISVGLAMIYIFFNPMKLEKFDKGEIAQLELANFTIYDLDEKGLKSVFNGSKGYRYSNRYEVFDINYTDNSKEYIANITSDFGVYKDYVVNMYGNLVYKRADGLTYKSDDGNYNQKTGVLRTEGKYISYRNSDKITGKNLMYDSKHGHATSKNVFAIYQLKNSEKL from the coding sequence ATGAATATAAACTTCTATTTTATCTATATATCTGTGGGACTTGCCATGATATATATATTTTTTAACCCTATGAAACTGGAAAAATTCGATAAAGGTGAGATCGCTCAGCTTGAACTGGCGAATTTCACTATATACGATTTGGACGAAAAGGGATTAAAAAGTGTATTTAACGGCTCAAAAGGCTATAGATATTCAAATAGATATGAAGTTTTTGATATAAACTATACGGATAATTCAAAAGAGTATATAGCAAACATCACGTCTGATTTCGGTGTTTATAAGGATTATGTAGTCAATATGTACGGTAATCTGGTCTATAAAAGAGCGGACGGATTGACATATAAGAGTGATGATGGAAACTATAATCAAAAAACAGGTGTCCTAAGAACAGAAGGTAAATATATTTCATATAGAAATAGTGATAAAATTACAGGAAAGAACTTGATGTATGACAGTAAACACGGTCATGCGACTTCAAAAAATGTATTTGCAATATATCAATTAAAAAATAGTGAGAAATTATGA
- the ybeY gene encoding rRNA maturation RNase YbeY, producing the protein MIDFDNRTPHNFDLTMVESIAKSLTDKEIELVLTNNEEIHAINKEFRGIDSPTDVLSFPYDDMPFSPLGSIVISYDYVEKASLKFNHTVNEEFTLLFIHGLLHILGFDHEVDNGEMRQKESEIIKAYNLPDSLIVRTEG; encoded by the coding sequence ATGATTGATTTTGATAACAGAACACCGCATAATTTTGATTTGACTATGGTCGAATCGATAGCAAAAAGCCTTACAGACAAAGAGATAGAGCTCGTTCTCACAAACAATGAAGAGATACATGCGATCAATAAAGAGTTCAGAGGTATAGATTCACCTACCGATGTCCTCAGTTTTCCGTATGACGATATGCCCTTCTCCCCTTTAGGAAGTATCGTGATCTCATATGACTATGTAGAAAAGGCCTCTTTGAAGTTTAACCACACTGTAAATGAAGAGTTTACACTTCTTTTTATACACGGATTGCTTCATATCCTCGGATTTGACCATGAAGTCGACAACGGCGAGATGCGTCAAAAAGAGAGTGAGATCATCAAAGCATACAACTTACCAGACAGTTTAATTGTCAGAACAGAAGGATAA
- the lptA gene encoding lipopolysaccharide transport periplasmic protein LptA, with amino-acid sequence MKIKTVFALLLSSSVLFGNELKVTADSFDGDEKKGIAIFQGDVKIKRGVDELNASKVTIYTDEKHEPIKMVAEGNVSFFVKTDNNSTYTGQAQKTIYLPKIKEYQFYTNVHLRQINEKKQIDGDKVILNTIDGKAIAQGANKEPVIMIFNIKDKNESN; translated from the coding sequence ATGAAAATAAAAACAGTTTTTGCTCTACTTTTATCGTCAAGTGTACTATTTGGCAATGAATTAAAAGTCACTGCCGATTCTTTCGACGGTGATGAGAAGAAGGGGATCGCTATATTTCAAGGTGATGTCAAGATAAAAAGAGGCGTTGATGAACTCAATGCATCAAAAGTTACGATCTATACCGATGAAAAGCATGAACCTATCAAGATGGTAGCTGAGGGGAATGTATCCTTCTTTGTAAAGACGGATAACAACTCGACATACACAGGACAGGCACAAAAAACGATCTATCTGCCAAAGATAAAAGAGTATCAGTTCTATACAAACGTACATCTGCGCCAGATAAATGAAAAAAAACAGATCGACGGTGACAAAGTCATATTAAATACGATAGACGGAAAAGCTATCGCACAAGGTGCAAATAAAGAGCCTGTTATCATGATATTTAATATCAAAGATAAAAATGAGAGTAATTAA